From the genome of Paracoccus seriniphilus, one region includes:
- a CDS encoding HdeD family acid-resistance protein, with product MNSRFLWVALGGLSIIAGIFALMNPLAATLTVEQLTGWSFLFLGVLLLWAAFRAPGWDGRAWVMMLGLAFAVLGVWLLARPMAGIISLTLMVALVFLVSGLFKILISFALRGTVAFWLLLISGAVSVLLAVMILGNFPAAAATILGLLLAVELISSGVSMIALAGTRAAAD from the coding sequence ATGAACAGCAGATTTCTTTGGGTCGCCCTGGGAGGGCTGTCGATCATTGCCGGAATCTTCGCGTTGATGAACCCGCTGGCTGCAACACTGACGGTTGAACAGCTGACCGGCTGGTCCTTCTTGTTCCTTGGCGTGTTGCTGCTCTGGGCCGCCTTTCGTGCGCCGGGTTGGGACGGCCGGGCCTGGGTGATGATGCTGGGGCTGGCATTCGCAGTGCTGGGCGTGTGGCTGTTGGCCAGACCCATGGCGGGGATCATATCGCTGACGTTGATGGTGGCCCTTGTTTTTCTTGTCTCGGGCCTGTTCAAGATATTGATATCATTTGCCCTGCGCGGCACGGTCGCCTTCTGGCTGTTGCTGATCAGCGGGGCTGTTTCGGTCTTGCTGGCGGTGATGATCCTTGGCAATTTTCCCGCTGCGGCGGCCACGATCCTGGGGCTGTTGCTGGCGGTAGAGCTGATTTCCAGTGGCGTGTCGATGATCGCCCTGGCGGGCACGCGCGCCGCAGCGGATTGA
- a CDS encoding ABC transporter permease, whose amino-acid sequence MNASINWPGVWAIFHHEMMRFFRTIWQSMASPVVSTVLYFVVFGAAIGGRIQSVDGVPYGAFIVPGLMMLTVLQQSVSNASFGIYFPKFSGTIYEYLVSPVGWVEVTMGFVGAAAAKAMLIALIILGTSFFFVGVHILHPFWMLAFLFLTAIGFSLLGFIIGLWAKSFEQLQIIPMMVITPLVFLGGAFYSASMLPPFWEAVAKLNPVLYLISGFRWSFFGLADVPVGVSLLAVALMVAVCFAIIRWIFATGWRLRE is encoded by the coding sequence ATGAATGCGTCGATCAACTGGCCCGGTGTCTGGGCCATCTTTCATCATGAAATGATGCGGTTCTTCCGCACCATCTGGCAGTCGATGGCCTCTCCGGTGGTTTCCACGGTGCTGTATTTCGTCGTCTTCGGCGCGGCGATCGGCGGGCGGATCCAGTCCGTGGACGGGGTGCCCTATGGGGCCTTTATCGTGCCAGGCCTGATGATGCTGACTGTGCTGCAGCAATCGGTCAGCAATGCCAGCTTCGGGATCTATTTCCCGAAATTCAGCGGCACGATCTATGAATATCTGGTTTCGCCCGTTGGCTGGGTCGAGGTGACGATGGGTTTTGTCGGTGCTGCTGCCGCCAAGGCCATGCTGATCGCACTGATCATTCTGGGGACCAGCTTCTTCTTTGTCGGGGTGCATATCCTGCATCCGTTCTGGATGCTGGCCTTCCTGTTCCTGACCGCGATCGGCTTCAGCCTGCTGGGCTTCATCATCGGCCTGTGGGCCAAATCCTTTGAGCAACTGCAGATTATTCCGATGATGGTCATCACGCCGCTGGTCTTTCTGGGCGGGGCTTTCTATTCGGCAAGCATGCTGCCCCCCTTCTGGGAGGCCGTGGCCAAGCTGAACCCGGTTCTCTACCTGATCTCGGGCTTCCGCTGGTCGTTTTTCGGTCTGGCCGATGTGCCGGTCGGCGTGTCCCTGCTGGCCGTGGCGCTGATGGTTGCCGTCTGCTTCGCAATCATCCGCTGGATATTCGCCACTGGCTGGCGTCTGCGGGAATAA
- a CDS encoding ABC transporter ATP-binding protein: protein MAGIIEIDNLSKQYGSGTKALNNVSMSIEEGEIIALLGPNGAGKTTLISIICGLVEASSGSVKVGGHDLRTDWRAARKMIGLVPQEIALEPFEKVINCVRFTRGLYGEGPDEAYIEKVLRSLALWDKRNAATRELSGGMKRRVLIAKALSHRPKVLFLDEPTAGVDVALRREMWEVVEQLRRDGVTIILTTHYLEEAEEMADRIGVINHGQLLLVKSKDELMGEFGKKTLTIEVDTPLQEIPEDLAGRGLELARDGSCISYEYDTRAERTGIARLLGDLAEQGITVRDVSTRQSSLEEVFISLLENDKSENRA, encoded by the coding sequence ATGGCCGGAATCATCGAAATCGACAATCTGTCGAAACAATATGGCAGTGGCACGAAGGCCCTGAACAATGTCAGCATGTCCATCGAAGAGGGCGAGATCATTGCCCTTCTGGGGCCCAACGGCGCGGGCAAGACAACGCTGATTTCCATCATCTGCGGGCTGGTCGAAGCCAGCAGCGGCTCGGTCAAGGTGGGCGGGCATGACCTGCGCACCGACTGGCGCGCCGCGCGCAAGATGATCGGGCTGGTGCCCCAGGAAATCGCGCTGGAACCCTTTGAAAAGGTCATCAACTGCGTCCGCTTTACCCGTGGCCTTTATGGCGAAGGGCCTGACGAGGCCTATATCGAGAAGGTTTTGCGCAGTCTGGCGCTGTGGGACAAGCGCAACGCGGCGACGCGCGAATTGTCGGGGGGCATGAAGCGGCGGGTGCTGATTGCCAAGGCACTTTCGCATCGGCCCAAGGTTCTGTTCCTTGACGAACCGACCGCCGGGGTCGATGTCGCGCTGCGTCGTGAAATGTGGGAGGTCGTCGAACAGCTGCGTCGCGATGGCGTCACCATCATTCTGACGACCCATTATCTGGAAGAGGCCGAGGAAATGGCCGACCGTATCGGCGTGATCAATCACGGACAGCTGCTGTTGGTGAAGTCCAAGGATGAACTGATGGGCGAGTTCGGCAAGAAGACCCTGACCATAGAGGTCGATACGCCCCTGCAGGAAATCCCGGAAGATCTGGCCGGTCGCGGCCTGGAACTGGCCAGGGACGGAAGCTGCATCAGTTATGAATATGACACGCGCGCCGAGCGCACCGGTATCGCCCGACTGCTGGGTGATCTGGCCGAACAGGGCATCACCGTCAGGGACGTTTCGACCCGGCAGTCCAGTCTGGAAGAGGTGTTCATTTCGTTGCTTGAGAACGACAAATCGGAGAACAGGGCATGA
- a CDS encoding NADPH-dependent FMN reductase: protein MTQGNRIVVILGSIREGRINDRVAAWVSAQLSDHGFAPEILDPADPEILPVQIGDKQAIKRLQERMKGADGFVIVTPEYNHAEPGHLKTLIDSVTAEWWARPVGLIGYGGISGGLRAIEALRVILAELHTVTIRDTLSFASPWRRFDELGRILDADDRAAAEAAMAVFAHRLRWWTDSLADARIARPYDRPEAGDFEV from the coding sequence ATGACGCAGGGAAATCGGATCGTGGTGATCCTGGGTTCGATCCGCGAAGGCCGGATCAATGATCGCGTGGCGGCCTGGGTGTCCGCGCAGCTGTCGGATCACGGCTTCGCGCCCGAAATCCTCGATCCGGCCGATCCCGAAATCCTGCCGGTCCAGATCGGCGACAAACAGGCCATAAAGCGCCTGCAGGAACGCATGAAGGGGGCCGATGGCTTCGTCATCGTGACACCGGAATACAATCATGCCGAACCGGGACATCTGAAGACGCTGATCGATTCCGTCACCGCCGAATGGTGGGCGCGCCCCGTGGGGCTGATCGGCTATGGCGGCATCTCGGGCGGGCTGCGCGCGATCGAGGCCCTGCGGGTCATCCTGGCCGAACTGCATACGGTGACGATCCGCGACACGCTGAGTTTCGCATCTCCCTGGCGACGCTTTGACGAATTGGGCCGGATTCTGGACGCCGATGACCGCGCCGCGGCCGAGGCTGCCATGGCGGTCTTTGCCCACCGGCTGCGCTGGTGGACCGACTCCCTTGCCGATGCGCGCATTGCGCGCCCCTATGACCGACCCGAGGCCGGGGACTTCGAGGTCTGA
- a CDS encoding rhomboid family intramembrane serine protease has product MFPIRDHNPSLRKPYVTWLLIAANIVMYLLTLPDTGGGQTLWAHLALYPVAIMHGEYLWGLVSHMFLHAGLLHLGGNMLFLWIFGDNLEDQMGHGGFLVFYLLAGLLAAAAQIATAPMSSVPMVGASGAIAGVMGGYLLMFPRARVDVVAIFLVFFKVFSLPAWLTLGLWLALQLFGGFSMTGSEGGVAYWAHAGGFLAGALLCLPLFLKRGGTHFWAVTHGHPPHAAATYAPTRIPRVRR; this is encoded by the coding sequence ATGTTTCCCATTCGCGATCACAATCCCTCGCTGCGCAAGCCATATGTGACATGGCTGCTGATCGCCGCCAATATCGTCATGTATCTCTTGACCCTGCCCGACACCGGGGGCGGGCAGACCCTCTGGGCCCATCTGGCGCTTTACCCGGTGGCGATCATGCATGGGGAATATCTGTGGGGTCTTGTCAGCCATATGTTCCTGCACGCCGGTTTGCTGCATCTGGGCGGCAACATGCTGTTCCTGTGGATTTTCGGCGACAACCTGGAAGACCAGATGGGGCATGGCGGCTTTCTGGTCTTCTATCTGCTGGCCGGGTTGCTGGCCGCCGCCGCACAGATCGCGACCGCGCCCATGTCATCGGTCCCGATGGTCGGGGCCTCGGGCGCAATTGCCGGGGTGATGGGGGGCTATCTTCTGATGTTTCCCCGTGCGCGGGTCGATGTGGTGGCGATCTTCCTTGTATTCTTCAAGGTTTTTTCCCTGCCCGCATGGCTTACGCTGGGGCTGTGGCTGGCGCTGCAGCTATTTGGCGGATTCAGCATGACCGGATCGGAAGGTGGTGTCGCATATTGGGCCCATGCCGGGGGCTTCCTTGCCGGAGCACTGCTGTGCCTGCCGTTGTTCCTGAAGCGGGGCGGCACGCATTTCTGGGCCGTGACCCACGGACATCCGCCCCATGCCGCCGCGACCTATGCCCCCACGCGCATTCCTCGCGTCAGGCGCTAG
- the mnmD gene encoding tRNA (5-methylaminomethyl-2-thiouridine)(34)-methyltransferase MnmD, which translates to MGDLTDITQADQPQLTWRDGGVPVSVRFDDPYFSLAGGLAETRHVFLQGNDLPARLRPGFHVAELGFGTGLNCLALAAVAEMPVIMTSFEAFPMDPAQLAQAHEAFPQLAPLATQLQQGWGGSVIQVGQVELHLQIGDVRQTLPAWDGRADAWFLDGFSPAKNPEMWAPEVMAQVGAHSAPQATFATYTAAGHVRRALADAGFQVERRPGFGSKRHMSVGRFEPLGSPSA; encoded by the coding sequence ATGGGCGATCTAACCGATATCACGCAGGCGGACCAGCCGCAGCTGACATGGCGCGACGGCGGCGTGCCGGTGTCGGTCCGTTTTGACGATCCGTATTTCAGCCTGGCGGGGGGATTGGCGGAAACGCGGCATGTCTTCCTGCAGGGCAATGACCTGCCTGCTCGTCTGCGCCCCGGTTTCCACGTGGCGGAACTGGGCTTTGGCACCGGGCTGAACTGTCTTGCACTTGCGGCTGTCGCGGAAATGCCGGTGATCATGACAAGCTTCGAGGCCTTTCCCATGGATCCGGCACAACTGGCGCAGGCGCATGAGGCCTTTCCCCAGCTTGCGCCGCTGGCGACGCAGCTGCAGCAGGGCTGGGGTGGCTCGGTCATTCAGGTGGGGCAGGTTGAACTGCACCTGCAGATCGGCGATGTGCGCCAGACCTTGCCAGCCTGGGACGGGCGCGCCGATGCGTGGTTTCTGGACGGGTTTTCGCCTGCCAAGAACCCCGAGATGTGGGCGCCCGAGGTCATGGCGCAGGTCGGCGCCCATAGTGCGCCACAGGCCACATTCGCCACCTATACCGCGGCAGGCCATGTCCGTCGTGCCTTGGCCGATGCCGGATTCCAGGTCGAGCGCAGGCCCGGTTTCGGCTCCAAACGGCATATGTCGGTGGGGCGTTTCGAACCTCTCGGCTCGCCTAGCGCCTGA
- a CDS encoding NAD(P)/FAD-dependent oxidoreductase, with the protein MASVTIIGAGIFGLTCAWEIARRGHRVRVIEARHVGAGSSGGHVGALAPHVPDNWNPKKAFQLDSLLMAPEFWQQIEEASGLPSGYARTGRLQPLPDQAAADRLQDRIQAAKTRWPASMGMHVTDAPATALRPLSPSGLWLQDGLTARIAPRPALRALAEAISRKGGEIVENSPVRPEDVTGLTIWATGSAGLDDLSARLERPLGKGIKGQSALLDFAAPDAPQVFADSLHIVPHADGTTAIGSTSENSFEHDQPDSQLDDIIARAVEICPQLQEARVIDRWAGLRPRAKSRAPLLGHWPDKPDHFIANGGFKIGFGMAPKIAIIMADLILQGRDQIPEAFRLT; encoded by the coding sequence TTGGCAAGTGTAACCATCATCGGCGCAGGCATCTTCGGATTGACCTGCGCATGGGAAATCGCGCGGCGCGGCCACAGGGTCCGCGTCATCGAGGCAAGACATGTCGGTGCCGGTTCATCAGGCGGACATGTCGGTGCGCTGGCCCCGCATGTGCCCGACAACTGGAACCCCAAGAAAGCCTTTCAGCTGGACAGCCTGCTGATGGCACCCGAATTCTGGCAACAGATCGAGGAAGCCTCGGGCCTGCCCTCGGGCTATGCACGAACCGGACGGCTGCAGCCCCTGCCCGATCAGGCTGCTGCCGACAGGTTGCAGGACCGCATACAGGCCGCCAAGACCCGCTGGCCTGCAAGCATGGGCATGCATGTGACGGATGCACCGGCGACGGCGCTGCGACCGCTCAGCCCATCGGGCCTTTGGCTGCAGGATGGCTTGACCGCCCGCATCGCTCCGCGCCCGGCCCTGCGCGCCCTGGCCGAGGCCATCAGCCGAAAGGGCGGCGAGATCGTCGAGAACAGCCCCGTCCGGCCCGAAGATGTGACCGGACTCACGATATGGGCGACCGGATCGGCCGGGCTGGACGATCTGAGCGCCCGGCTGGAGCGCCCGCTAGGCAAGGGCATCAAGGGGCAGTCCGCCTTGCTGGATTTTGCCGCCCCCGACGCACCTCAGGTCTTTGCCGACAGCCTGCACATCGTGCCCCATGCCGATGGCACGACGGCAATCGGTTCGACATCGGAAAACAGCTTTGAGCATGATCAGCCCGATTCGCAGCTGGACGACATCATTGCCCGCGCGGTCGAAATCTGTCCGCAACTGCAAGAGGCGCGCGTGATCGACCGTTGGGCCGGGCTGCGCCCGCGCGCGAAATCCCGTGCGCCGCTTCTGGGTCACTGGCCAGACAAGCCGGATCACTTCATCGCCAATGGCGGTTTCAAGATCGGCTTTGGCATGGCCCCCAAGATCGCGATCATCATGGCCGATCTGATCCTGCAGGGGCGCGACCAGATCCCCGAGGCATTCCGGCTGACCTGA
- a CDS encoding NnrU family protein, whose translation MMAWFTYLLAWLCFLGAHILPMRPAMRGWLIARLGRRGYIAGFSLLSLLLLFWLIRAAGAVDYLPLWDFGDAGRWLVNLAMPLAILLAAVAAGLSGLVAAFAIWASAHLIANGDVAHVLLFGGMLVFALGGLARAGLPRHLQFTARRLFLAIGTWAGLILLHPLVTGFSPLP comes from the coding sequence ATGATGGCGTGGTTCACATATCTTCTGGCATGGCTGTGCTTTCTGGGCGCACATATCCTGCCCATGCGTCCTGCGATGCGGGGCTGGCTGATCGCGCGGCTGGGCCGGCGCGGCTATATCGCCGGTTTCAGCCTGCTGTCCCTGCTGCTGCTGTTCTGGCTGATTCGGGCCGCCGGAGCGGTGGATTACCTGCCGCTGTGGGATTTTGGCGATGCGGGGCGCTGGCTGGTCAATCTGGCCATGCCGTTGGCGATTCTGCTGGCTGCGGTCGCGGCGGGCCTGTCGGGGTTGGTCGCTGCTTTCGCCATCTGGGCCAGTGCCCATCTGATCGCCAATGGCGATGTCGCGCATGTGCTGCTGTTCGGCGGCATGCTGGTCTTTGCCCTTGGCGGATTGGCCCGCGCCGGCTTGCCAAGGCACCTGCAGTTCACTGCGCGGCGCCTGTTTCTGGCGATCGGGACATGGGCGGGGCTGATCCTGCTGCATCCGTTGGTGACCGGTTTTTCGCCGCTGCCATAG
- a CDS encoding DUF4202 domain-containing protein, giving the protein MTTRLDTAFAAIDAANAKDPRQEDGQPANLLYGQRMTAEQQRLFPDASDPLRIACRGQHVERWLLPRDSFPMDRAGYLQWRQEQGRRHANRIAGIMEEAGYDGEEIDRARKMLTKQGLKRDPEVQALEDVICFTFIRWYLGDFMAEQPDEKMPRIIEKTARKMSAEGRAKALAEFDMPAHFAQYFRDPA; this is encoded by the coding sequence ATGACCACCCGCCTAGACACCGCCTTCGCCGCCATAGATGCGGCAAATGCCAAGGACCCCCGACAGGAAGACGGCCAGCCTGCGAACTTGCTCTATGGCCAACGCATGACCGCCGAACAGCAGCGCCTGTTCCCCGATGCCAGCGATCCGCTGCGAATCGCCTGTCGCGGACAGCATGTCGAACGCTGGCTTCTGCCGCGCGACAGTTTTCCCATGGATCGCGCCGGATATCTACAGTGGCGCCAGGAACAGGGGCGCCGCCACGCCAATCGCATTGCCGGAATCATGGAAGAAGCCGGATATGACGGCGAAGAGATCGACCGCGCCCGCAAGATGCTGACCAAACAGGGGTTGAAACGTGACCCCGAGGTTCAGGCACTCGAGGATGTGATCTGCTTTACCTTCATCCGCTGGTATCTGGGTGATTTCATGGCCGAGCAACCGGACGAGAAAATGCCGCGCATCATCGAAAAGACCGCGCGCAAGATGTCGGCCGAGGGTCGCGCCAAGGCCCTGGCCGAATTCGACATGCCCGCGCATTTCGCGCAATACTTCCGCGATCCGGCCTGA
- a CDS encoding sirohydrochlorin chelatase, producing MRAVIVSHGQPGDPAPQEQAIRALAARVAAHDPGCEVLGATLAMPGALAAACDDDSLIYPMFMAEGWFTGKQLPGRLAEAGAAKARIMRPFGTDPALPALITTKASAAAIGQGWAPRDTTLLLGAHGSQRSQASFEITTALANRIAPHFARVVTGFVEQEPFIATAARDLTQAVSLPLFALAAEHVLLDLPQALDKAGFTGPRLDPIGLAPEVPPLIAAAIRRELLNLK from the coding sequence ATGCGGGCCGTCATCGTCTCGCATGGTCAGCCGGGCGATCCCGCCCCGCAGGAACAGGCGATCCGCGCACTGGCCGCGCGGGTTGCCGCCCATGATCCGGGCTGTGAGGTTCTGGGCGCGACATTGGCGATGCCCGGCGCATTGGCCGCCGCCTGCGACGATGACAGCCTGATCTATCCGATGTTCATGGCCGAAGGCTGGTTCACCGGCAAGCAATTGCCAGGAAGACTGGCCGAGGCAGGGGCTGCCAAGGCGCGGATCATGCGCCCCTTTGGCACTGATCCGGCGCTGCCCGCGTTGATCACCACCAAGGCAAGTGCCGCCGCCATCGGACAGGGCTGGGCCCCGCGCGACACGACCCTGCTTCTGGGCGCCCATGGCTCGCAACGTTCGCAGGCCAGTTTCGAGATCACCACCGCGCTGGCGAACAGGATCGCGCCGCATTTCGCCCGCGTCGTCACCGGCTTTGTCGAACAGGAACCCTTTATCGCCACGGCCGCGCGCGACCTGACACAGGCCGTCAGCCTGCCGTTGTTTGCGCTGGCAGCCGAACATGTGCTGCTGGATCTGCCGCAGGCGCTGGACAAGGCTGGATTCACCGGCCCCCGACTTGACCCGATCGGACTGGCACCCGAAGTTCCGCCCCTGATCGCGGCCGCGATCCGCAGAGAACTTTTAAACTTGAAATAA
- a CDS encoding bifunctional salicylyl-CoA 5-hydroxylase/oxidoreductase, whose protein sequence is MKVLCLGGGPAGLYFAISMKLRDPSHQVTVIERNRANDTFGWGVVLSDDALERMQKNDPQSTQAIRDNFIYWDDIAVVREGRRDVSGGHGFAGIGRKKMLTLLQDRARELGVDMQFETEFASAESYCGDYDLVVASDGLNSRVRSEYSDVFKPDIDTRLCKFIWLGTHQKFNDAFTFIFEKTEHGWLWAHVYQFDDDTATFIVECSQETWDSFGFEGMTKEEIVETCRAAFADHLDGHELMSNAAHLRGSAVWMNFPRVICDRWYNGNVVLMGDAAATGHFSIGSGTRLAIDSAIALADYLHAEPTLEGAFERYQEERRLEVLRLQSAARNSLEWFEEVERYFDLHPIQFTYSLLTRSQRISHENLRLRDPDWVARAENWFQEQAGGQPGRAPMFAPYRLRDMELKNRIVVSPMAQYKAVDGCPTNWHLVHYGERAKGGAALVYTEMTCVSPEGRITPGCPGLYAPEHEAAWREITDFVHQETDAKICCQIGHSGRKGSTKIGWEGMDQPLDEGNWPLISASAIPWSAKNAVPGEMTRAQMDEVTAEFVAATEMAERAGFDMVELHAAHGYLISSFISPVSNQRQDDYGGSLENRMRWPLEVLAAMRAAWPEGKPLSVRISANDWVGDDGVTPQEAVQIARLFRETGADIIDVSAGQTTPEARPVYGRMFQTPFSDRIRNEAGIATMAVGNIYEPDHVNSILMAGRADLVCLARPHLADPYWTLHAAVALGDQATEWPLPYLAGRDQARRLAERQTEEIRA, encoded by the coding sequence ATGAAGGTTCTATGCCTCGGCGGCGGTCCCGCAGGTCTGTATTTCGCGATTTCCATGAAGTTGCGCGATCCGTCCCATCAGGTGACGGTGATCGAACGCAACCGCGCCAATGACACCTTCGGCTGGGGCGTCGTTCTCTCCGATGATGCACTGGAGCGCATGCAGAAGAATGATCCGCAATCCACGCAGGCCATTCGGGACAATTTCATCTATTGGGACGACATCGCGGTTGTCCGCGAAGGCCGGCGCGATGTTTCGGGCGGTCACGGTTTCGCCGGCATCGGTCGCAAGAAGATGCTGACCCTGCTGCAGGATCGTGCCCGCGAGCTGGGCGTCGACATGCAGTTCGAAACCGAATTCGCCAGTGCGGAAAGCTATTGCGGCGATTACGACCTTGTCGTGGCGTCGGACGGGCTGAACAGCAGGGTCCGCAGCGAATACAGCGATGTTTTCAAGCCCGATATCGACACCCGCCTGTGCAAGTTCATCTGGTTGGGAACGCATCAGAAGTTCAACGACGCCTTCACCTTCATCTTCGAAAAGACCGAACATGGCTGGTTGTGGGCGCATGTCTATCAGTTCGACGATGACACCGCGACATTCATCGTGGAATGCTCGCAAGAGACCTGGGACAGCTTCGGCTTCGAGGGCATGACCAAGGAAGAGATCGTCGAGACCTGCCGCGCTGCTTTTGCCGATCATCTTGATGGCCATGAACTGATGTCGAATGCCGCCCATCTGCGCGGTTCGGCAGTCTGGATGAATTTCCCGCGCGTGATCTGCGACCGCTGGTACAACGGCAATGTCGTGCTGATGGGGGACGCCGCGGCCACGGGGCATTTTTCCATCGGCTCGGGCACGCGGCTGGCCATCGACAGCGCCATTGCGCTGGCCGATTACCTGCATGCCGAGCCGACGCTGGAAGGCGCCTTCGAACGTTATCAGGAAGAAAGGCGGCTGGAGGTCCTGCGCCTGCAATCGGCCGCCCGCAACAGCCTGGAATGGTTCGAAGAGGTCGAACGCTATTTCGACCTGCACCCGATCCAGTTCACCTATTCGCTGCTGACCCGCAGCCAGCGCATCAGCCATGAAAACCTGCGCCTGCGCGACCCCGACTGGGTGGCCCGAGCCGAAAACTGGTTTCAGGAACAGGCCGGCGGTCAGCCGGGCCGTGCACCGATGTTCGCGCCCTATCGCCTGCGCGACATGGAACTGAAAAACCGCATCGTCGTGTCGCCCATGGCGCAATACAAGGCCGTGGATGGATGCCCGACAAACTGGCATCTGGTGCATTACGGCGAACGGGCCAAGGGTGGCGCCGCACTGGTCTATACCGAAATGACCTGCGTTTCTCCCGAAGGGCGGATCACGCCGGGCTGTCCCGGCCTCTATGCGCCCGAACATGAAGCCGCCTGGCGCGAGATCACCGATTTCGTGCATCAGGAAACCGACGCCAAGATCTGCTGCCAGATCGGTCATTCCGGCCGCAAGGGCAGCACGAAGATCGGCTGGGAAGGCATGGACCAGCCCCTGGATGAAGGCAATTGGCCGCTGATCTCGGCCTCGGCGATCCCGTGGTCCGCGAAGAACGCCGTGCCTGGGGAAATGACCCGGGCACAGATGGACGAGGTGACCGCAGAATTCGTCGCCGCGACCGAAATGGCCGAGCGTGCTGGCTTTGACATGGTCGAACTGCATGCAGCCCATGGCTATCTGATCAGCAGCTTCATCTCTCCGGTCTCGAACCAGCGTCAGGATGATTATGGCGGCAGTCTGGAAAACCGGATGCGCTGGCCTCTGGAAGTGCTGGCCGCGATGCGCGCAGCCTGGCCCGAAGGCAAGCCGCTTTCGGTGCGGATCAGCGCCAATGACTGGGTCGGCGATGACGGCGTGACCCCGCAGGAAGCTGTGCAGATCGCCCGTCTGTTCCGCGAAACCGGCGCAGATATCATCGATGTCTCGGCCGGGCAGACGACACCCGAGGCCCGCCCCGTCTATGGCCGGATGTTCCAGACGCCCTTCTCCGACCGGATCCGCAACGAAGCCGGCATCGCCACCATGGCCGTCGGCAATATCTATGAACCTGACCATGTGAACTCGATCCTGATGGCGGGTCGCGCCGATCTGGTCTGTCTGGCACGGCCGCATCTGGCCGATCCCTACTGGACCCTGCATGCAGCGGTGGCACTGGGGGATCAGGCGACTGAATGGCCCCTGCCCTATCTGGCAGGTCGCGATCAGGCCCGCAGGCTGGCCGAACGCCAGACCGAGGAAATCCGGGCATGA
- a CDS encoding SDR family NAD(P)-dependent oxidoreductase encodes MTRVLITGGGSGTGADMARAFASAGHEVVITGRSLDKLSRLQGDRISAVAGDVSDPDQVRAMFERAGPCQIVIANAGVADAAPFGKVDLDHWQRMIATNLTGTFLTFQQGLAQMQDGGRLIAISSIAGLRGAAYAAPYAASKHGVMGLVRSLAHEVAGKGITVNAICPGFLDTEMTRRSVANIMEKTGRSKAEALASLTARNPQGRLVAPSEVTAAAQWLASSAAASVNGQAIMLDGGESA; translated from the coding sequence ATGACCCGCGTTCTGATCACCGGTGGCGGCAGCGGCACGGGCGCCGATATGGCCCGCGCCTTTGCCTCGGCAGGACATGAGGTGGTCATCACCGGACGCAGTCTGGACAAGCTGTCCCGGCTGCAGGGCGACAGGATCAGCGCCGTGGCGGGTGATGTCAGCGACCCCGATCAGGTGCGCGCCATGTTTGAACGCGCCGGTCCCTGCCAGATCGTGATCGCCAATGCCGGAGTGGCCGATGCGGCCCCTTTCGGCAAGGTTGATCTGGATCACTGGCAGCGCATGATCGCGACCAATCTGACCGGCACCTTCCTGACCTTCCAGCAGGGCCTGGCACAGATGCAGGATGGCGGGCGACTGATTGCCATTTCCTCGATTGCCGGATTGCGCGGTGCGGCCTATGCCGCGCCCTATGCCGCCAGCAAACATGGGGTGATGGGGCTGGTCCGCTCACTGGCGCATGAGGTCGCAGGCAAGGGAATCACCGTGAATGCGATCTGTCCCGGCTTTCTGGACACCGAGATGACCCGGCGCAGCGTCGCCAATATCATGGAAAAGACCGGTCGGAGCAAGGCGGAGGCATTGGCCTCATTGACGGCAAGGAACCCGCAGGGTCGGCTTGTCGCGCCATCGGAAGTGACGGCCGCGGCGCAATGGCTGGCCTCATCCGCGGCGGCCAGCGTCAACGGTCAGGCCATCATGCTGGACGGGGGGGAAAGCGCATGA